From one Caldithrix abyssi DSM 13497 genomic stretch:
- the fliF gene encoding flagellar basal-body MS-ring/collar protein FliF — translation MNQVAGKMWQIFQQYSFKQKMVISTVLLAFVSALIVLILWANRTEYDLLFANLNSASASSIVSDLRESKIPYRIEDGGKSIYVPKDAVAELRLKYAQAGYLKDTITGYELFENNKMGMTTFMQRLNMKRALEGELMRTINQFQEVQSSRVHLVIPEDRLFEENKKGSASVVVNLKPGADLSPAQLKGIAALVANSVEGIEPENVVVMDSRGDVLLEGNKENSLLANVSNQYQMQQNIEKTLQEKVQSIVAGVVGPRNAVVKVTAELNFDQIERTKEEYDPDNQVLLSQEEYTETSNDLADSVNNYTVRKVTSNYELSKTVERYVSNSGKIKRLAVAVLVNGKYTKVTNDDGSVELKYEPRSEEELNQIAALVKSAVGYDEERGDVVEVQNMQLVDSTPPVEEPKFIDQIGFDFWQQLITYALVALGLLLGFILLRNLLKTSINNLMVPAPEGAPALAEGSAPEQQQSLPQAGQGEQTVNEVVGQVAGEEPLALPEDMFMKKLSPEARAKLRANDKMTSEVYNFVSEKPEDAARLIRAWLIDDKRR, via the coding sequence ATGAATCAGGTTGCCGGAAAAATGTGGCAGATATTTCAGCAGTATTCTTTCAAGCAAAAGATGGTAATCAGCACCGTGTTGCTGGCTTTTGTTTCCGCTTTAATCGTTTTGATTTTGTGGGCCAACCGCACGGAGTACGATTTATTGTTTGCCAATCTGAATTCCGCTTCCGCCAGTTCTATTGTCAGCGATCTGCGCGAATCTAAAATTCCCTACCGCATCGAAGACGGCGGCAAAAGCATTTACGTACCTAAAGACGCTGTGGCCGAGCTCCGTTTAAAATACGCCCAGGCGGGGTATTTAAAAGATACCATTACCGGTTACGAATTATTCGAAAATAATAAAATGGGAATGACCACCTTTATGCAGCGCTTAAACATGAAGCGCGCTCTGGAAGGCGAGCTGATGCGCACCATCAATCAATTTCAGGAAGTGCAGAGTTCCCGCGTCCATCTGGTCATTCCCGAAGACCGTTTGTTTGAAGAAAACAAAAAGGGCAGCGCTTCGGTAGTGGTAAATTTAAAGCCGGGCGCCGACCTTTCCCCCGCGCAATTAAAAGGCATTGCCGCGTTAGTGGCCAACAGCGTGGAGGGCATTGAACCGGAGAACGTGGTGGTGATGGATTCGCGGGGAGACGTGCTACTGGAAGGCAATAAAGAAAACAGTTTGCTGGCCAATGTCAGCAATCAATACCAGATGCAGCAGAACATTGAAAAAACGTTGCAAGAAAAAGTGCAAAGCATTGTGGCTGGCGTGGTCGGCCCCCGAAACGCGGTTGTAAAGGTAACCGCCGAGCTCAACTTCGATCAGATCGAAAGAACAAAAGAGGAATACGACCCCGATAATCAGGTTTTGTTAAGCCAGGAAGAATACACCGAAACTTCCAACGACCTGGCCGACTCGGTCAATAACTACACAGTGCGCAAGGTGACCTCCAACTACGAGCTGAGCAAAACGGTGGAGCGTTACGTGTCCAATTCCGGCAAGATTAAACGCCTGGCCGTCGCGGTGCTGGTCAACGGCAAATACACAAAGGTTACTAACGACGACGGAAGCGTCGAGCTTAAATACGAACCGCGCAGCGAGGAAGAGCTAAATCAGATTGCCGCCCTGGTAAAAAGCGCGGTGGGCTACGACGAAGAACGCGGCGATGTGGTGGAAGTGCAGAACATGCAGCTGGTAGATAGTACGCCGCCGGTAGAAGAGCCTAAATTTATCGATCAGATCGGTTTTGATTTCTGGCAACAATTGATCACCTACGCTCTGGTGGCGCTTGGTCTGCTATTGGGTTTTATTTTGCTGCGTAACCTGCTTAAAACCAGCATCAACAATTTGATGGTTCCGGCTCCGGAAGGCGCGCCTGCTCTGGCCGAAGGAAGCGCGCCTGAACAGCAGCAATCGTTGCCGCAGGCCGGGCAGGGCGAGCAGACCGTTAACGAAGTGGTCGGACAGGTGGCCGGCGAAGAGCCGCTGGCCCTGCCGGAAGATATGTTCATGAAAAAACTGAGTCCGGAGGCGCGCGCCAAACTGCGGGCCAACGATAAAATGACCAGCGAAGTTTACAACTTTGTTAGCGAAAAACCAGAAGACGCCGCGCGTTTGATCAGAGCATGGCTGATTGATGATAAAAGAAGGTGA
- the fliG gene encoding flagellar motor switch protein FliG, with translation MAEVSVSRRRLTSIQKVALLMIALGVEKASMILKNLNESEVEKISIEMAKLQNVPAEVISEVIVEFYEMMTANKFIVQGGIDYARELLEAAWGKKRAEDVLKRVEAETEVSAFYLLQTVDDKQLINFLQNEHPQTAALILSNLRPRQAAAIISEMPEEMQYEIAYRIATMEKTSPELVEDIENVLREQLGNLFGGNLSKTGGVETVAEILNSVNRTAEKNILTHLRERDSQLAEEVTNLMFLFEDIVHLPNATIQRILKEVDSKTLALALKATSSELKERIFKNMSERAAKMLKEELDYLGPVRIKDVEQAQKEILETARRLEEQGEIMLVRGEEEELIE, from the coding sequence ATGGCAGAAGTAAGCGTTTCACGCAGAAGATTAACCTCGATTCAAAAAGTAGCGTTGTTGATGATCGCCCTGGGCGTTGAAAAAGCTTCCATGATTCTTAAAAATCTGAATGAATCGGAGGTAGAAAAAATTTCCATCGAAATGGCCAAACTGCAAAACGTTCCGGCAGAGGTCATCAGCGAAGTGATTGTGGAATTTTATGAAATGATGACGGCCAACAAATTCATCGTGCAGGGCGGAATCGATTACGCCCGCGAATTACTGGAGGCGGCCTGGGGCAAAAAAAGAGCGGAAGACGTTCTTAAAAGAGTGGAAGCGGAAACCGAAGTGAGCGCCTTTTACTTATTGCAAACGGTGGACGACAAACAGTTAATCAACTTTTTACAGAACGAGCACCCGCAAACCGCGGCCTTAATTCTTTCTAACCTGCGCCCCCGCCAGGCGGCGGCCATTATTTCCGAAATGCCCGAAGAGATGCAGTACGAAATCGCCTACCGCATTGCCACCATGGAAAAGACCTCGCCGGAGCTGGTGGAAGACATCGAAAATGTTCTGCGCGAACAGCTGGGCAACCTGTTTGGCGGCAACCTGAGCAAAACCGGCGGCGTGGAAACCGTGGCCGAAATCCTCAATTCCGTCAACCGCACGGCAGAAAAGAATATTCTCACCCATCTGCGCGAAAGAGATTCGCAACTGGCCGAAGAGGTCACCAACCTCATGTTCCTGTTCGAAGACATTGTACATCTGCCCAATGCCACTATTCAACGCATTTTGAAAGAGGTCGATTCCAAAACGCTGGCCCTGGCCTTAAAAGCCACCAGCAGCGAGCTGAAAGAACGCATTTTTAAGAACATGTCGGAACGGGCGGCAAAAATGCTAAAAGAAGAATTGGATTATCTGGGACCGGTAAGAATTAAAGACGTGGAACAGGCGCAAAAAGAGATTCTGGAAACGGCGCGCAGACTGGAAGAACAGGGCGAAATTATGCTCGTGCGCGGCGAAGAAGAAGAATTGATTGAATAA
- a CDS encoding FliH/SctL family protein, with protein MKISKPIKNIEPQIIDSRQAKNDSTAGKEKSGKASLVEAQKIKILKDRIKILELELQRAREESFKAGYEEGKQNTLRAANERIAEARQQIERIQKDYRESVERIEKPLLELAKKMAQKVLEIELSLTDEHHQILMNQLRRMIQEVQNEKHVTVQVNPLHLPDLNSADIKEAFHLPKEMELTVLQGKQLKKGEAFVSSDHFYIDGRFESQIEELGNQLIHGEEE; from the coding sequence GTGAAAATATCCAAACCCATCAAAAACATTGAGCCGCAAATTATCGATAGCCGGCAGGCAAAAAACGACAGCACCGCCGGAAAGGAGAAAAGCGGTAAAGCGTCGCTGGTGGAAGCGCAAAAGATTAAAATCTTAAAAGATCGCATCAAAATTCTCGAGCTGGAATTACAGCGCGCGCGCGAAGAATCGTTTAAAGCCGGTTACGAAGAAGGAAAGCAGAATACGCTGCGCGCAGCCAACGAACGCATTGCCGAAGCGCGTCAGCAAATTGAACGCATCCAGAAAGATTACCGCGAATCCGTCGAACGCATCGAAAAACCGCTGCTGGAGCTGGCCAAAAAGATGGCTCAAAAGGTGCTGGAAATAGAGCTCTCTTTAACCGATGAGCACCATCAGATTTTGATGAATCAGTTGCGCAGAATGATCCAGGAAGTGCAAAACGAAAAACATGTTACCGTTCAGGTAAATCCCCTGCACCTGCCCGATTTGAACAGCGCCGATATCAAAGAAGCCTTCCATCTTCCCAAAGAAATGGAATTGACGGTTTTGCAGGGTAAACAACTCAAAAAGGGCGAGGCGTTTGTCAGTAGCGACCATTTTTACATCGACGGACGTTTTGAATCGCAAATCGAAGAATTAGGCAATCAACTCATTCACGGAGAAGAGGAGTAA
- the fliI gene encoding flagellar protein export ATPase FliI: protein MLSLQEKFERHFHRLDELSPISVDGKVKQITGVVIEATGRNGSVGDVCEIFTRSNKTIKAEIVGFKDETILLMPLGETLGVATGSRVKRSAIPLRVPVGDMLLGRVLDGLGNPMDGKGVVPTRQYRTVFNYPPNPLKRKRIDQPLATGIRAIDGLITLGKGQRVGIFAGSGVGKSVLLGMMARYTNAHVNVIALIGERGREVREFIERDLGPEGLKRSVVVVATSDQAATVRIKAALIATTIAEYFRDQGLDVLLLMDSLTRVAMAQREIGLAIGEPPTTKGYTPSVFALMPRLLERAGNSDTGSITGLYTVLVEGGDLDEPVSDTARSILDGHIVLSRKIATRGHFPAIDVLESVSRLRNEVTQPEHQKMIVKLLETMAIYRESEDLINIGAYKKGTNPRLDEAIEKIEAINDFLKQNIDERSTFEQTIERMKAII from the coding sequence ATGTTAAGTTTGCAAGAAAAATTCGAACGGCATTTTCACCGGCTGGATGAGTTGAGCCCTATTTCTGTGGACGGCAAGGTAAAACAAATTACCGGCGTGGTCATCGAAGCCACTGGCCGCAATGGCAGCGTGGGCGATGTTTGTGAGATTTTTACGCGTAGCAATAAAACAATTAAAGCGGAAATCGTCGGCTTTAAAGATGAAACCATTTTGCTCATGCCGCTGGGCGAAACCCTGGGCGTGGCAACCGGCAGCCGCGTTAAACGTTCTGCAATCCCATTGCGTGTGCCGGTGGGCGATATGCTGCTGGGAAGGGTGCTGGACGGCCTGGGCAATCCGATGGATGGCAAAGGGGTAGTCCCCACCAGACAGTACCGAACGGTTTTCAACTATCCGCCCAATCCGTTAAAGCGCAAAAGAATCGATCAGCCGCTGGCTACGGGCATTCGCGCCATTGACGGCCTGATTACCCTGGGCAAAGGCCAGCGTGTGGGCATCTTCGCCGGTAGCGGAGTGGGTAAAAGCGTGCTGCTGGGCATGATGGCCCGTTACACCAACGCCCATGTCAATGTCATCGCACTGATTGGCGAGCGCGGTCGCGAGGTAAGGGAATTTATCGAACGCGACCTGGGGCCGGAAGGCCTAAAAAGATCGGTGGTTGTTGTAGCCACTTCGGATCAGGCGGCCACAGTGCGCATCAAAGCCGCCCTGATTGCCACCACCATTGCCGAGTATTTCCGCGATCAGGGATTGGATGTATTGCTTTTGATGGACTCGTTAACGCGCGTGGCCATGGCCCAGCGGGAGATCGGGCTGGCCATTGGCGAACCGCCCACTACCAAGGGTTATACGCCTTCGGTCTTTGCCCTGATGCCGCGCCTGCTGGAACGGGCGGGCAATTCCGACACCGGCAGCATTACCGGCCTGTACACCGTGCTGGTGGAAGGCGGCGATCTGGACGAACCGGTAAGCGACACAGCCCGATCCATCCTCGATGGGCACATCGTTCTTTCCAGAAAAATTGCAACGCGCGGACACTTTCCGGCCATCGACGTGCTGGAAAGCGTAAGCCGTTTACGGAACGAGGTGACGCAGCCTGAACATCAAAAGATGATCGTCAAACTGCTGGAAACCATGGCCATATATCGCGAATCGGAAGACCTGATCAATATCGGCGCATACAAAAAAGGAACCAATCCTCGCCTGGACGAGGCGATCGAAAAAATTGAGGCCATTAACGACTTTTTAAAGCAAAACATTGACGAACGCTCAACGTTTGAGCAAACCATAGAACGCATGAAGGCAATCATTTAA
- the fliJ gene encoding flagellar export protein FliJ, translated as MPRVNHFRLQKVLEFKEHLENMRTLELYKAQTQRARAEDELRALHSSKEALLQQASQKYHSPDKLNLADLQIHLSYLGQLHDSIERQNRSVEDLTKAVDHKRLELNEAVKERKIIQTLKDQFAERQKLQTKKAENAKIDEIALRQKSRNGEQGE; from the coding sequence ATGCCGCGGGTTAACCATTTCAGGTTACAAAAAGTACTGGAGTTCAAGGAACATCTGGAAAATATGCGCACGCTGGAACTGTACAAAGCGCAAACGCAGCGCGCAAGAGCCGAAGACGAACTGCGCGCCCTGCACTCTTCTAAAGAGGCGCTGTTACAACAAGCCAGCCAGAAATACCACTCGCCAGATAAACTGAATCTGGCGGATTTACAGATCCATTTGAGTTATCTGGGACAGTTACACGACTCCATTGAACGCCAGAATCGGAGCGTTGAAGATTTAACGAAGGCGGTTGACCATAAACGCCTGGAATTAAACGAAGCGGTGAAAGAGCGAAAAATCATTCAAACTCTGAAAGATCAGTTCGCCGAACGTCAAAAACTACAAACCAAAAAAGCCGAAAATGCAAAGATCGATGAAATTGCATTGCGCCAGAAGAGCCGAAACGGGGAACAGGGAGAGTAG